In Colletotrichum destructivum chromosome 8, complete sequence, the following proteins share a genomic window:
- a CDS encoding Putative AAA+ ATPase domain, ABC-2 type transporter, transmembrane domain, ABC transporter, with amino-acid sequence MAAPKSAFWRQVSTLTTKNLTILYARHPASTIYTALLLPIILTVYLGIGRNLNSPQNDYGIAEPRPVRSLRDGLTAADGSARDTVVFVNNGLAGGEIDRVIGSLSQEVTDAGKIARTVADPAEVGRICRSSFRATTSCYGAVVFHSSPSEGDVGGGDSGGIWNYTLRGDGALGSKFRVDDDDNDAQVYTLPLQRAVDSAIAVVTNSNNTNNEENSQSSPPLADTREWGFTDETEDERQASARRRYQQTIIDYLGVSFVLALIGISYHLPGHIATERERGLSQLIDSMMSTRHEWEAQAVRMVANLYSFFAVYVPGWIAASVIARSMIWRETNIGIVIVFFVLGGLALTSQAVLGASFFKKAQLSGVINSLVYVLLGVLAQALPDPGTGAVTVLSLLFMPCSFVFFIKSMARFEAEGRPMDLLRAPPNSASALPGIAIWVFLIVQFLVYPLLAALVERQIHGIGSESRRVYKGDGPLPEDAVVIHGLTKVYSPGLFRRAFSFVSKPRPSTVAVNKLDLTAKRGEILALLGANGSGKSTTLDAIAGISRFNQGSISIDASGGIGIAPQKNVLWDELTVAEHIAIFNQLKSPAAGTGGHEDQDQLIHSIGLSTKRKAQSKTLSGGQKRKLQLGMMLTGGSAVCCVDEVSSGIDALSRRKIWDILLSERGRRTIILTTHFLDEADLLADNIAILSRGSLRAEGSSVALKNALGDGYRVHVLDAKDVREPPEVGGVAMAVSSSTITYTAPSSKLAAEVIRALEGRRIPYRISSPNIEDVFLNVAEEVRGEDLKSIRDGATVGNSPMSSQELTKEKDKDGVVVRGGGRDTLGLQSGRQTGFIEQTPVLVQKRFTLFKTNWIPYAIVFVVPIVAAAVMQLLVADEGPTSCDPADLTSGSGNLDNYREALEGASIAAGPSSAFSNSVIGDLLGFLVPGSNNSIDAGNISLSDSYQDLTRFIEDNRKNITPGGLWSGSGTDAPPTIAYRTDANAVFAAVILQNLLSITTTNISIAAAYAPFDSVIPSSTLTTAQLAIYFSIALSIVPAFFGLYPNVERRFQVRGLQYSSGVRSLPLWASHLIFDFGVFLVPLLLAAVIFATSSDIWFAPGYLFPVFLLYGVTSILLSYVLSLLTSSQVATFAAIMAYNGVGFAVYLIAFLYIITFSPATVSDRNILIGHYTISAVFPVASVCRALLVGLNTFSLACSGTGFGDPGALNAYGGPILYLAVQAILLFSILLYNDSGNKLPAFLTRKKSPSEAGSVAQANEDPEVASERVHVESVSNDDGLQVRHLTKKFGSFTAVDDVSFGVRHGEVFALLGPNGAGKSTTISLIRGDIQPSRSSGGDVLVEKVSVTAQRALARSNLGVCPQFDAVDAMTVAEHLRHYARLRGVPDAEDQVRAVIRAVGLDAHVDVPAQHLSGGNRRKLSLGIALTGNPSVMLLDEPSSGLDAAAKRVMWRTLAGIVPGRSILLTTHSMEEADALAGRAGIVAQRMLAVGEVGELRSRFGDSLYVHLVSRTAPHSTEAEMERMRRWVIGAFPSARVEAETYHGQMRFSVSASDVLQRGGGGGGQKDFDRGRGEDDSRAEGSSRELSAIGRLIVMLEENRDVLGIEHHSVSPTTLSDVFLAIVGQHNVQEEGYAAQPGEKKKINWRRILLGF; translated from the coding sequence atggcggcgccaAAGTCGGCGTTCTGGCGCCAGGTGAGCACCCTAACGACCAAGAACCTCACCATCCTCTACGCCCGGCACCCGGCCTCCACCATCTACACCGCCCTCCTGCTCCCCATTATCCTGACCGTCTACCTCGGCATCGGAAGGAACCTCAACAGCCCCCAGAACGACtacggcatcgccgagccCCGGCCCGTGCGGTCCCTCCGAGACGGCCtcacggcggcggacggctcGGCCCGCGACAcggtcgtcttcgtcaacaaCGGGCTCGCGGGGGGCGAGATCGACCGGGTCATCGGCTCCCTCTCGCAAGAGGTCACGGATGCGGGCAAGATCGCGAGGACGGTCGCGgacccggccgaggtggGGCGCATCTGCCGGTCGTCCTTCCGGGCCACGACGTCCTGCTACGGCGCCGTCGTTTTTCACTCCTCCCCTAGTGAGGGGGATGtaggtggtggtgatagtgGCGGCATCTGGAATTACACTCTGCGCGGAGACGGCGCGCTCGGGTCCAAGTTccgagtcgacgacgatgacaacgacGCCCAGGTGTACACGCTGCCCCTCCAGAGGGCCGTCGACTctgccatcgccgtcgtcaccaacagcaacaacaccaacaacgaAGAGAACAGCCAGTCCTCGCCCCCCCTTGCCGACACCCGCGAATGGGGCTTCACGGACGagaccgaggacgagcgACAGGCCAGCGCGCGCAGGCGGTACCAGCAGACCATCATCGACTACCTCGGCGTCTCCTTCGTGctcgccctcatcggcaTCAGCTACCACCTCCCGGGCCACATCGCCACCGAGCGCGAGAGGGGCCTGTCCCAGCTCATCGACTCCATGATGTCGACGCGGCACGAGTGGGAGGCCCAGGCCGTCCGCATGGTGGCCAACCTGTactccttcttcgccgtctATGTGCCCGGCTGgatcgccgcctccgtcatcGCGAGGAGCATGATCTGGAGGGAGACCAacatcggcatcgtcatcgtcttcttcgtcctggGCGGGCTGGCGCTGACGTCccaggccgtcctcggcgcgtCCTTCTTCAAAAAGGCCCAGCTTTCCGGTGTCATCAACTCCCTCGTCTACGTCCTGCTGGGCGTCCTGGCCCAGGCCCTGCCGGACCcgggcaccggcgccgtcaccgtcctgAGCCTGTTGTTTATGCCATGCTCCTTTGTCTTCTTCATCAAGTCGATGGCGCGCTTCGAGGCTGAGGGCCGGCCCATGGACCTGCTCAGGGCCCCGCCCAACAGCGCGTCTGCTCTCcccggcatcgccatctgGGTCTTTCTTATCGTCCAGTTCTTGGTGTACCCGCTGCTCGCGGCCCTGGTCGAGCGCCAGATCCACGGCATCGGCTCCGAGAGCCGCAGGGTGTACAAGGGCGACGGTCCACTgcccgaggacgccgtcgtcatccacgGGCTGACCAAGGTCTACTCGCCGGGCCTCTTCCGCCGggccttctccttcgtctCCAAGCCCCGGCCGTCGACCGTTGCCGTCAACAAACTCGACCTGACGGCGAAGCGCGGCGAGATCCTGGCGCTCCTCGGAGCGAACGGCAGCGGTAAGAGCACGACGCTCGATGCCATTGCAGGAATCAGCCGGTTCAACCAGGGCAGCATCTCCATCGACGCAtccggcggcatcggcatcgcgccGCAGAAGAACGTCCTCTGGGACGAGCTGACCGTGGCCGAACAcatcgccatcttcaaccaGCTCAAgtccccggcggcggggacgggcGGCCACGAAGACCAGGACCAGCTGATCCACTCCATCGGGCTCTCGACGAAGCGGAAAGCCCAGTCCAAGACGCTCTCGGGCGGCCAGAAGCGCAAGCTTCAACTCGGCATGATGTTgacgggcggcagcgccgtctgCTGCGTCGACGAGGTGTCTTCCGGGATCGACGCGCTCTCGAGGCGCAAGATCTGGGACATACTCCTCTCGGAGAGGGGCCGGAGGACCATCATCCTGACGACGcacttcctcgacgaggcggaccTGCTGGCGGACAACATCGCCATCCTGTCCAGGGGCAGCTTGAGGGCCGAGGGGTCTTCCGTGGCTCTCAAGaacgccctcggcgacggctaCCGGGTCCACGTGCTCGACGCCAAAGACGTGAGAGAGCCCCCggaagtcggcggcgttgcgaTGGCGGTCTCGTCCAGCACCATCACCTAcacggcgccctcgtcgaagctggcggccgaggtgaTCCGCGCTCTCGAAGGCCGCCGGATCCCCTACCGTATCTCGAGCCCCAACATCGAAGACGTGTTCCtcaacgtcgccgaggaggtccgCGGGGAAGATCTTAAGTCGATTCGGGACGGGGCAACCGTTGGGAACTCGCCGATGTCAAGCCAAGAACTCACaaaggagaaggacaaggacggcgtcgtcgtccgcggcgGTGGAAGAGACACCTTGGGGCTTCAGTCGGGCCGCCAGACGGGCTTCATCGAGCAGACGCCCGTGCTGGTCCAGAAGCGCTTCACGCTGTTCAAGACGAACTGGATCCCGTacgccatcgtcttcgtcgtccccatcgtcgcggccgccgtcatgcagctgctcgtcgccgacgaggggcCCACGAGCTGCGACCCGGCCGACCTCACCAGCGGATCGGGGAACCTGGACAACTACAGAGAAGCCCTCGAGGGGGCATCCATAGCCGCCGGGCCCTCGTCCGCCTTCTCCAACTCCGTGATAGGAGATCTCTTGGGATTCTTGGTCCCTGGGTCGAACAATTCCATCGACGCTGGCAACATCTCGCTGAGTGACAGCTACCAGGACCTCACCCGGTTCATCGAGGACAACAGGAAGAACATAACCCCCGGCGGCCTCTGGTCCGGCAGTGGAACGGACGCTCCGCCGACCATCGCCTACCGAACAGAtgccaacgccgtcttcgccgccgtcatcctGCAGAACCTGCTGAGCATCACGACGACAAACAtcagcatcgccgccgcctacgccCCCTTCGACAGCGTCATCCCGAGCTCGACGCTGACCACGGCCCAGCTGGCCATCTACTTCAGCATCGCCCTGTCCATCGTCCCGGCCTTCTTCGGGCTGTACCCCAACGTCGAGCGGCGCTTCCAGGTCCGCGGCCTGCAGTACTCGAGCGGCGTCCGCTCGCTGCCGCTGTGGGCGTCCCACCTCATCTTCGACttcggcgtcttcctcgtgCCCCTGCTGCTCgcggccgtcatcttcgccACGTCCTCGGACATCTGGTTCGCCCCGGGCTACCTCTtccccgtcttcctcctctacGGCGTCACCTCCATCCTGCTCTCCTACGTCCTGTCGCTCCTCACCAGCAGCCAGGTCGCCACCTTtgccgccatcatggcctacaacggcgtcggcttcgccgtctACCTGATCGCCTTCCTCTACATCATCACCTTCTCCCCCGCCACCGTTTCCGACCGCAACATCCTCATCGGCCACTAcaccatctcggccgtcttccccgTCGCGTCCGTCTGCAGGGCTTTGCTCGTCGGCTTGAACACCTTCTCTCTGGCGTGCTCCGGGACGGGGTTCGGCGACCCCGGGGCCCTGAACGCGTACGGCGGGCCGATTCTCTACCTCGCCGTTCAAGCCATCCTCCTATTCAGCATCCTCTTGTACAACGACAGCGGGAACAAGTTGCCGGCCTTTCTGACCCGGAAAAAGTCTCCTTCTGAGGCCGGTTCAGTCGCACAAGCAAACGAGGACCCCGAGGTGGCCAGCGAGCGGGTGCACGTCGAATCGGTctccaacgacgacggcctccaGGTCAGACACCTCACAAAGAAGTTCGGGTCCTtcaccgccgtcgacgacgtctccTTCGGCGTCCGCCACGGCGAGGTCTTTGCCCTTCTCGGCcccaacggcgccggcaagtCGACGACCATCTCTCTCATCCGCGGCGACATCCAACCGAGCCGCAGCTccggcggcgacgtcttGGTCGAGAAGGTCTCCGTCACGGCCCAGCGGGCCCTCGCCCGCTCCAATCTCGGCGTGTGTCCGCagttcgacgccgtcgacgccatgaCGGTCGCCGAGCACCTCCGCCACTATGCCCGGCTCCGAGGCGTTccggacgccgaggaccaaGTGCGCGCCGTGATCCgggccgtcggcctcgacgcccacgTCGACGTGCCGGCGCAGCACCTCTCGGGCGGCAACAGACGCAAGCTGtccctcggcatcgcgcTGACGGGCAACCCGTCCGtgatgctcctcgacgagccgtcgtccggcctcgacgccgcagCGAAGCGGGTCATGTGGCGGAcgctcgccggcatcgtccCGGGCCGCTCGATCCTCCTGACGACGCACAGCatggaggaggccgacgcgctggcggggcgggcgggcatCGTCGCGCAGCGCAtgctggccgtcggcgaggtcggggAGCTGCGAAGCCGGTTCGGCGACTCGCTGTATGTGCACCTCGTGAGCCGGACGGCGCCGCACTCGACCGAGGcggagatggagaggatgCGGCGATGGGTCATCGGCGCGTTCCCGTCCGCgcgcgtcgaggccgagacgtACCACGGCCAGATgcgcttctccgtctcggcgtcggaTGTGCTGcagaggggcggcggcggcggtggtcaGAAGGACTTCGACAGAGGTAGAGGCGAAGACGACTCCCGGGCGGAGGGGAGCAGCCGCGAGCTCAGCGCCATCGGGCGGCTCATCGTCATGCTGGAGGAGAACAGGGACGTCCTCGGGATCGAGCACCACAGCGTCAGCCCGACGACGCTGAGTgacgtcttcctcgccattGTGGGCCAGCACAATGTCCAGGAGGAGGGGTACGCGGCGCAGccgggggagaagaagaagatcaaCTGGCGAAGGATCCTCCTCGGGTTCTAG
- a CDS encoding Putative major facilitator superfamily, MFS transporter superfamily, with product MVLSTINEITVEADKKSPYTDMEPTSVDRKSESVVYQDTPTSTPAPLEWTEDEEKAIRRKLDWHTVPLVTLLYLLCFLDRANIGNARIQGMAVDINLGGYRFNWALSVFYIVYLLVEVPSNIVLKRVGPRFYLPALVVGFGLVSLCTAFVTSFPGLLVARAVLGSFEGGAMPGFSFFLSSFYKREELLFRLGIFISAASVAGAFGGLLAAGLSRIPPWGINGALIHSWRNIFFFEGLVTVLVGGLAPLWMPTDPATAYFLDARERAIAVERLRRHQQQSSREHAGDNKVKLGDVRRAVLCVHNYTCALGFFLVNITVQGLSVFMPTILADLGWTATQAQLYSVPPYVVAALTAVAIAWCSDRTRQRGVFLAVFALVAAVGFAILRFEARANIRYMAVYFVTAGAFPGGPGFLSWAMNNSAGPSVRAVTSGYVVSIGTIGGIVATWTYTFKDAPKYFTGHTINLVGQSLTVLLALFGIAYCLYENKARAAGRRDHRLEGLTEEEQGRLGYRHPSFRYMT from the exons ATGGTGCTATCCACCATCAACGAGATCACGGTCGAAGCCGACAAGAAAT CTCCCTACACGGACATGGAGCCAACCAGCGTCGACCGGAAGTCCGAATCGGTCGTTTACCAAGAcacgccgacgtcgacgccggcgccgttggaATGgaccgaggacgaggagaaggccatcCGGCGCAAGCTCGACTGGCACACCGTTCCGCTGGTGACGCTCCTGTATCTCCTTTGC TTCCTCGATCGAGCCAACATCGGCAACGCCAGGATCCAGGGCATggccgtcgacatcaacctCGGCGGCTACCGCTTCAACTGGGCCCTCTCCGTCTTCTACATCGTctacctcctcgtcgaggtccccAGCAATATCGTCCTCAAGCGCGTCGGGCCCCGGTTCTACCtccccgccctcgtcgtcggcttcggcctcgtctcCCTCTGCACCGCCTTCGTCACCTCCTTCccgggcctcctcgtcgcgcgcgccgtcctcggcagtttcgagggcggcgccatgccgggcttctccttcttcctcagcAGCTTCTACAAGCGGGAGGAGCTGCTCTTCCGGCTGGgcatcttcatctcggccgcctccgtcGCGGGGGCCTttggcggcctcctcgccgcgggGCTCTCCCGGATCCCGCCGTGGGGGATCAACGGCGCGCTCATCCACTCGTGGCGcaacatcttcttcttcgagggcctcgtcaccgtcctcgtcggcggcctcgcgccCCTCTGGATGCCCACGGACCCGGCCACGGCCtacttcctcgacgcccgcgagcgggccatcgccgtcgagaggCTGCGGCGCCATCAGCAGCAGTCGTCACGGGAACACGCCGGGGACAACAAGGTGAAGCTGGGCGACGTCCGGCGGGCGGTGCTGTGCGTCCACAACTACACGTGTGCgctcggcttcttcctcgtcaacatCACCGTCCAGGGCCTGTCCGTCTTCATGCCGACCATCCTGGCGGACCTCGGCTGGACGGCGACCCAGGCGCAGCTGTACTCGGTGCCGCCGTACGTCGTGGCCGCGCTGacggccgtcgccatcgcgtGGTGCAGCGACAGGACGCGCCAGCGCGGCGTCTTCCTGGCCGTCTTcgcgctcgtcgccgccgtcgggttCGCCATCCTGAGGTTCGAGGCGCGCGCAAACATTCGGTACATGGCGGTGTATTTTGTGACGGCGGGTGCTTTTCCCGGCGGTCCAGGATTCCTGAGTTGGGCGATGAACA ACTCGGCAGGCCCCTCCGTTCGTGCGGTAACGAGCGGATATGTCGTGTCCATCGGCACCATAGGCGGCATCGTTGCAAC ATGGACCTACACGTTCAAGGACGCCCCAAAGTACTTTACCGGGcacaccatcaacctcgtcggccagAGCCTCACCGTCCTGCTCGCCCTCTTTGGAATAGCGTACTGCCTCTACGAGAACAAAGCCAGGGCGGCTGGGAGGAGAGACCACAGGCTGGAGGGCCTGACggaagaggagcagggcCGGCTGGGCTACAGACACCCTTCGTTCCGGTACATGACGTAG